From a region of the Leptospira montravelensis genome:
- a CDS encoding ABC-type transport auxiliary lipoprotein, LBF_0736 family, whose amino-acid sequence MKVIIRFFLFFGILFSLTHCFGVSKTFPEKRFYLIEATETNQLFNVPKPRTFIVRKVFISPKFEGKEFVYRKENAVYESDFYNAFFIPPSHNFKEEFVRSLLKSGNFEWDASVHTRLSITHFIELNLTQLYGDFRTKEPKAVIEFEVVVYEDKDFISSPVFRKTYKQIQSIDKKEPEALVLGWNLGLTNSFNELNSDLSKQLK is encoded by the coding sequence ATGAAAGTTATAATTCGGTTTTTTCTTTTTTTTGGAATCCTTTTTTCCCTAACTCATTGTTTCGGGGTCAGTAAAACATTTCCTGAAAAAAGATTTTATTTAATTGAGGCGACTGAAACTAATCAGTTGTTTAATGTTCCAAAGCCAAGAACTTTCATTGTCCGCAAAGTTTTTATTTCTCCAAAATTTGAAGGAAAAGAATTTGTATATAGAAAAGAAAACGCTGTATATGAATCTGATTTTTATAATGCTTTTTTTATTCCACCGTCACATAATTTCAAAGAAGAATTTGTTCGTTCTCTTTTGAAGTCTGGAAATTTTGAATGGGATGCAAGTGTTCATACTCGTTTAAGTATTACTCATTTTATTGAATTAAATTTAACTCAATTGTATGGTGATTTTCGAACCAAAGAACCGAAAGCAGTGATTGAATTTGAAGTTGTAGTTTATGAGGATAAAGATTTTATTTCTTCACCAGTATTTAGAAAAACTTACAAACAAATCCAATCTATTGATAAAAAAGAGCCAGAAGCTTTAGTACTCGGTTGGAATTTAGGACTAACGAATTCCTTTAATGAGTTGAATTCTGATCTTAGCAAACAATTAAAATAA
- a CDS encoding helix-turn-helix domain-containing protein — MWNLTSSLIGFSAGLSLLFAWGEFIRKNTTGQTKIQGMLFLFASLFQAHTFLAATGLYHFFPHIYLVHLPFTACIGALLKHYFSELWEESPKRNRFSFWELVPALMVIVLLLPFYLSSGDEKIALHTKYQSEGVPIKFQITILIAVLPIFYAAFYVFYNMVKYIRFERFKKSAHLRLVGIIVGFGAFSSLVGIYTLFFHQSHGLELVSTLIALLLIVVYLLRQKSPELWGEVQRIVSEEKKYQTSQLSGFNLETLQSKLKHLMEEKKIYRDENINLEKLAKEMDLSEHQLSEYLNLHQKKNFFQFVNHYRIRETKELFSLHPERNILTIAYDVGFPSKSTFYDAFKREVGTSPSEFRKSLKS, encoded by the coding sequence ATGTGGAATCTCACAAGTAGTTTAATTGGTTTTTCTGCCGGGCTTTCTCTCCTTTTTGCTTGGGGAGAATTCATTAGAAAAAATACAACAGGCCAAACCAAAATCCAAGGAATGTTATTTCTCTTTGCTTCCCTATTCCAGGCACATACTTTTCTCGCTGCCACGGGGCTTTATCATTTTTTCCCACACATTTATCTGGTTCACTTGCCCTTTACTGCCTGCATAGGCGCTCTACTCAAACATTATTTTTCAGAACTTTGGGAGGAAAGTCCCAAAAGAAACCGTTTTTCTTTTTGGGAATTAGTCCCAGCCTTAATGGTAATCGTTTTGTTACTCCCTTTTTATTTATCTTCCGGAGATGAGAAAATTGCGCTTCACACAAAATACCAATCAGAGGGAGTTCCAATAAAATTTCAAATTACCATTCTCATTGCTGTTTTACCCATATTTTATGCGGCTTTTTACGTTTTTTACAATATGGTAAAATACATTCGTTTTGAGAGATTCAAAAAGTCAGCTCACCTTCGTTTGGTGGGAATTATCGTAGGGTTTGGAGCCTTTTCGAGCCTTGTCGGAATTTATACTTTATTTTTCCACCAAAGTCACGGATTGGAACTAGTTTCAACTCTTATCGCCTTGCTTCTCATCGTTGTCTATTTACTCAGACAAAAAAGTCCGGAACTTTGGGGAGAAGTGCAGAGGATTGTCAGCGAAGAAAAAAAATACCAAACTTCCCAACTGAGTGGATTCAACCTGGAAACCTTACAAAGTAAACTCAAACACTTAATGGAAGAAAAAAAAATCTACCGAGATGAAAATATAAACTTAGAGAAGTTAGCAAAAGAGATGGATCTTTCTGAACATCAACTTTCGGAATATTTGAATCTACACCAAAAGAAAAATTTCTTTCAGTTTGTGAACCATTACCGTATCCGAGAAACAAAAGAGCTTTTTTCACTACATCCAGAACGGAACATCCTTACGATCGCTTACGATGTGGGTTTCCCTTCCAAATCCACTTTCTACGACGCCTTCAAACGAGAAGTAGGTACAAGTCCTAGCGAATTTCGGAAGTCTCTCAAAAGCTGA
- a CDS encoding sterol desaturase family protein: MFGGPVQCDLVLDCVTKIGFTQGVLNFLRYYPIAGFAFLLFYVWRKDFFETYRIQKVYPKVEKVWKEFRQSAVTLIVFTLIATTNITLMKAKIVPSAVYFGPLSGFAGIGYICLSFILITIWHETWFYWMHRFAHIKKVYPHVHSEHHQSVNPSPLAAYRFQATEAFLEAIYIVPFVMFVPVHFYVVLFHTFYAMILNIWWHLGYEFFPKGWASHPITKWINTSTHHNLHHQKFQGNYSLYFNVWDRLMGTNFPNYESYYEQVTAERDKKRNEQKLIKNAEAEVLVS; the protein is encoded by the coding sequence ATGTTTGGTGGACCGGTTCAGTGTGATTTAGTTTTAGATTGTGTTACCAAAATTGGTTTTACACAAGGAGTTTTGAATTTCCTTCGTTATTACCCAATTGCAGGATTTGCATTTTTACTATTCTATGTTTGGCGAAAGGATTTTTTTGAAACTTATCGCATCCAAAAGGTATATCCCAAAGTAGAAAAGGTTTGGAAAGAATTTCGCCAATCAGCTGTTACATTAATTGTATTTACATTGATTGCTACTACTAATATCACTTTGATGAAAGCAAAAATAGTTCCGAGTGCTGTTTACTTTGGGCCGCTGTCTGGTTTTGCGGGGATCGGATATATTTGTTTAAGTTTTATACTGATTACTATCTGGCATGAGACTTGGTTCTATTGGATGCATAGATTTGCTCACATTAAAAAAGTATACCCACATGTTCATTCGGAACACCACCAATCAGTAAACCCTTCTCCCCTCGCAGCCTATCGGTTCCAGGCAACAGAAGCTTTTTTAGAAGCAATTTACATTGTTCCTTTTGTTATGTTTGTTCCTGTCCATTTTTATGTAGTTTTATTCCATACTTTTTATGCCATGATCCTCAACATTTGGTGGCATTTGGGTTATGAATTTTTTCCAAAAGGTTGGGCCTCTCATCCGATTACCAAATGGATCAACACATCCACTCACCATAACCTTCATCACCAAAAGTTCCAAGGCAACTACTCCCTCTATTTCAATGTTTGGGACAGACTCATGGGAACCAACTTCCCTAATTATGAATCTTACTACGAGCAAGTCACAGCGGAAAGGGATAAAAAACGAAACGAACAAAAACTAATAAAGAATGCAGAAGCAGAAGTTTTAGTTTCTTGA
- a CDS encoding ABC transporter ATP-binding protein translates to MKEKPIIRVEHLTTGYGNTVIMEDISFDVNRGEIFGILGGSGCGKSTVLKNMIGLTSPFSGRIWIDENDIVIAEGKKKIEIWNRIGVMYQQSALFGSMSLLENIRLPLEEFTQLPVAIMNEIAMTKLKMVGLFPFAHLYPSELSGGMKKRAAIARAMAMDPEILFLDEPSAGLDPITSVELDHLIIRLSRTLGVTFVIVTHELPSVFTMADRVIVLDKSKKGIIAEGKPKDLKEKSKDPFVKQFFNRIPQESSQL, encoded by the coding sequence ATGAAAGAAAAACCGATCATTCGAGTGGAACATCTAACAACGGGATATGGAAATACCGTTATTATGGAAGATATTTCTTTTGATGTAAACCGAGGAGAAATTTTTGGAATCCTTGGTGGGTCAGGTTGTGGTAAATCTACAGTATTAAAAAATATGATTGGTCTAACTTCACCATTTAGCGGCCGTATATGGATAGATGAAAATGATATCGTAATCGCAGAGGGAAAGAAAAAAATCGAAATCTGGAATCGTATTGGAGTTATGTACCAACAAAGTGCATTGTTTGGTTCCATGTCTCTCTTGGAAAACATTCGTTTACCTCTAGAAGAGTTTACGCAATTACCAGTAGCAATCATGAATGAAATTGCCATGACGAAGTTAAAAATGGTTGGCCTATTTCCTTTTGCGCATCTTTATCCTTCTGAACTTTCCGGAGGTATGAAAAAACGTGCGGCCATAGCGCGTGCGATGGCTATGGATCCAGAAATTCTATTTTTAGATGAGCCAAGTGCTGGTTTGGATCCGATCACTAGTGTGGAGTTGGACCACCTAATCATTCGTTTGTCGAGAACACTTGGTGTTACCTTTGTGATTGTGACACATGAGTTACCATCTGTTTTTACAATGGCAGATCGTGTTATCGTATTAGATAAATCCAAAAAAGGTATTATTGCAGAAGGTAAACCAAAAGATTTAAAAGAAAAATCGAAAGACCCTTTTGTGAAACAATTCTTTAATCGTATTCCTCAGGAGAGTTCCCAGTTATGA
- a CDS encoding VOC family protein — MKYLHTMIRVLDLERSLHFFVEILGLKVSRRNEHPEGKFTLVFLSTGEEDAPEVELTYNWGQTEPYSTGRNFGHLAYEVDNIYEACERIQKMGVIINRPPRDGRMAFVRSPDQISIELLQKGKALPPMEPWVSMPNTGEW; from the coding sequence ATGAAATATTTACATACCATGATTCGGGTTTTGGATTTGGAAAGGTCCCTCCATTTTTTTGTAGAGATCCTTGGGCTGAAAGTTTCGAGAAGGAATGAACATCCAGAAGGAAAATTCACACTTGTGTTTTTGTCTACAGGCGAAGAGGATGCTCCAGAAGTAGAACTTACTTACAACTGGGGACAAACAGAACCTTATTCCACCGGCAGAAATTTTGGACACTTGGCTTATGAAGTAGATAATATTTACGAAGCCTGTGAACGAATTCAAAAGATGGGAGTTATCATCAATCGTCCTCCTAGGGATGGCCGTATGGCATTTGTTAGGTCGCCAGACCAAATATCCATTGAACTTCTTCAAAAAGGAAAAGCCCTCCCACCTATGGAACCGTGGGTCTCTATGCCTAATACAGGTGAGTGGTAG
- a CDS encoding MlaE family ABC transporter permease, which yields MDTIHRQSSFLWEGSTLEIHLPAVLTALETGIDWTAFNNILKSNPPRSVVVQANNLLEADTSGISFIKLIRIECETRKIRFVLHGLGDQFTYRLSIAEDDSKKNKETLLNSLRRSEKIGKLTIDSLLEFKYLVTFTGELTVSFWRSFLHPSKIRWKDTFRVAESMGVNAFPIIAMIGFLLGLIMSFQSAIPMRRFGAEIFVANLVGLSLFRELGPLMTAFILSGRSGSAFAAELGTMKVSEEIDALTTMGLPPVQFLIIPRLVASLLMTPLLTIVFNLFGLIGGAVVLISFGFPLVTFINQVNLAVGLSDILGGLLKSYFFGMIIASIGCYRGLKTASGAGAVGESTTSAVVGSIILVSILDGIFSVLYFYLKI from the coding sequence GTGGATACCATTCATCGACAATCCTCCTTTTTGTGGGAAGGCAGCACCTTAGAAATCCACCTCCCGGCAGTTCTCACTGCTTTGGAAACTGGCATAGATTGGACTGCCTTCAATAATATCCTAAAATCAAACCCTCCTCGATCAGTGGTAGTACAAGCAAACAATTTGTTAGAAGCTGATACTTCTGGGATATCCTTTATAAAACTCATACGTATCGAGTGCGAAACAAGAAAAATAAGGTTCGTGCTACATGGATTAGGTGATCAGTTTACATACCGATTAAGCATTGCAGAAGATGATAGCAAAAAGAATAAAGAAACTCTTTTAAATAGTCTTCGCCGGTCTGAAAAAATTGGAAAACTTACCATTGATTCTTTGTTAGAGTTTAAATATTTAGTAACCTTTACTGGGGAACTTACTGTTTCTTTTTGGCGTTCTTTTTTACATCCTTCTAAAATTCGTTGGAAAGATACATTTCGAGTTGCGGAATCGATGGGAGTAAATGCATTCCCTATCATCGCGATGATTGGTTTTTTACTTGGACTTATCATGTCTTTTCAATCAGCCATTCCAATGCGAAGATTTGGGGCCGAGATTTTTGTTGCAAACCTTGTGGGCCTTTCCTTGTTTCGTGAACTTGGACCACTGATGACAGCATTTATTTTATCAGGAAGATCCGGTTCGGCCTTTGCTGCAGAACTCGGAACCATGAAGGTATCGGAAGAAATCGATGCTTTGACGACTATGGGTCTTCCTCCTGTACAATTTCTAATCATTCCAAGGCTTGTGGCATCACTCTTAATGACCCCACTACTGACCATTGTGTTTAATTTGTTTGGTTTGATTGGTGGTGCTGTTGTTCTCATTAGTTTTGGTTTTCCTCTCGTAACTTTTATCAACCAAGTGAATTTGGCGGTGGGACTTTCAGATATCCTAGGTGGACTTTTAAAATCTTATTTTTTTGGAATGATCATTGCCTCCATCGGTTGTTACCGAGGTCTAAAAACCGCATCTGGAGCAGGAGCTGTTGGTGAGTCGACTACTTCGGCAGTAGTAGGATCTATTATACTTGTCTCTATCCTAGATGGAATTTTTTCCGTCTTATACTTTTATCTAAAAATATGA
- a CDS encoding DNA methyltransferase, whose protein sequence is MNSEQLLFDDLNSTYPANSTTFADNMKLPVHRWFRYSAGFSAEWTKFLIAANSSKKTKILDPFAGSGTTLVSSNEMDVTSFGYETHPFVNRIAKVKLNHNPNIKKLTKLFNHVITDKSKSRFLYENQPELLRKCYTEDTLKELVNFKYRFDTINDGSIESELVWLIITSILRITSHVGTAQWQYVLPNKTKTNKQTPQFAMEKKFNEIVQDLEFFQNKNIKELGQIKNHDARKIDNELKNKIDMVITSPPYPNNFDYADSTRLEMIFWGEISGWSELQSKVRTFLIRSCSQHTAAERLKLPDLLSQKEISPIQENLEEVCFELERVRKDHGGKKTYHTMIAAYYLDLAKTLRSLRHSLKEGGKMCFVIGDSAPYGVYAPADQWIGKLAIAAGFNNWEFEKTRDRNIKWKNRKHTVPLKEGRLWIYG, encoded by the coding sequence ATGAATAGTGAACAGCTTTTGTTTGATGACTTAAATTCAACTTATCCTGCCAATAGTACTACATTTGCTGACAATATGAAGTTACCTGTCCATCGATGGTTTCGGTACTCGGCTGGTTTTTCAGCTGAATGGACAAAATTTTTGATCGCTGCAAATTCATCTAAAAAAACTAAAATCCTTGATCCTTTTGCAGGTTCTGGAACAACCCTAGTATCTTCAAATGAAATGGATGTTACATCGTTTGGATATGAAACTCACCCCTTTGTCAATAGAATTGCAAAAGTAAAATTAAACCATAACCCTAACATAAAAAAACTAACAAAACTATTTAACCATGTAATTACTGATAAAAGTAAATCTCGATTTCTCTATGAAAACCAACCAGAATTATTAAGAAAGTGTTATACTGAAGATACATTGAAAGAATTGGTCAATTTCAAATATCGTTTCGATACTATCAATGACGGCAGCATTGAATCGGAATTGGTCTGGCTAATTATTACATCAATTCTTCGAATTACAAGCCATGTAGGTACTGCACAATGGCAATATGTTTTACCGAATAAAACCAAAACGAATAAACAGACACCTCAATTCGCAATGGAGAAAAAATTTAACGAAATAGTTCAGGATTTAGAATTTTTTCAAAACAAAAATATAAAAGAACTTGGACAAATTAAAAACCATGATGCGCGAAAAATTGATAATGAGTTAAAAAACAAAATTGATATGGTGATAACTTCACCTCCTTACCCGAATAACTTTGATTATGCTGATTCAACAAGACTTGAAATGATATTCTGGGGAGAAATTTCAGGTTGGTCTGAATTACAATCCAAAGTCAGAACATTTTTAATAAGGTCGTGTTCACAACATACGGCTGCTGAAAGATTAAAACTACCAGACTTATTAAGCCAAAAAGAAATTTCTCCCATTCAGGAAAATCTTGAAGAAGTCTGCTTTGAACTGGAAAGAGTTCGAAAGGATCATGGAGGGAAAAAAACTTATCACACCATGATTGCCGCCTACTATCTTGATTTGGCGAAAACTCTTCGTTCCTTACGGCACTCACTTAAAGAAGGTGGTAAAATGTGTTTCGTGATTGGTGATTCGGCGCCTTATGGTGTATATGCGCCTGCCGATCAATGGATTGGTAAACTTGCTATCGCTGCGGGCTTCAACAACTGGGAATTCGAGAAAACTAGAGATCGAAATATTAAGTGGAAAAATCGGAAACATACTGTCCCTCTAAAGGAAGGACGATTATGGATATACGGATAA
- a CDS encoding sterol desaturase family protein: MRLIETIAPIYILLMLAEVLYTRFKKQDYYFYEDTLADLSLGVLSRIFDGLILLGLVFIYKQLYQISWGVTFLSKIYLSPTSPFHWIVLFIVLDFLFYWAHRYSHEIKVLWASHVVHHSSEEFNLSVALRQSFVRNIGIGLFYLPLSLLGFPVESYLIIDALNRTYQFWVHTRTIKKLPTWFEFLFVTPSHHRVHHAMNPEYIDKNYGGVFIFWDRMFGTFCEESKEPRYGLVSQLQTYDPATAEIHVFRDLFTDLWKTKYKWQGIRSFFSYPSVRPDDLQSTVDRGVTDPKVWLSHNKWEIDRKVKIPQYRNKAGNFIYRIYLLFSFLIPTILTLYFLKRMHHFSLGEITSVFFLLVFSFVSLGRLLEGKKEWSRFEIPKYFSWLVLLVYFFL; the protein is encoded by the coding sequence ATGAGACTGATTGAAACCATTGCACCAATTTACATTCTCCTTATGTTGGCCGAGGTGCTTTATACTCGTTTTAAAAAGCAGGATTATTATTTTTATGAAGATACTTTGGCCGATCTCAGTTTGGGAGTCCTTAGCCGTATTTTTGATGGCCTTATCCTATTAGGATTAGTTTTTATTTACAAACAGTTATACCAAATCTCTTGGGGAGTGACATTCCTTTCGAAGATATATTTATCTCCAACTTCACCTTTCCATTGGATTGTTTTGTTTATTGTTTTGGATTTTTTATTTTATTGGGCTCATCGTTACAGCCATGAAATTAAAGTTTTGTGGGCTTCACACGTAGTACATCATTCTAGTGAAGAATTTAATTTGTCAGTAGCACTTAGGCAATCCTTTGTTCGTAATATTGGTATAGGACTTTTTTATTTACCTTTATCGTTGTTAGGTTTTCCTGTGGAGTCGTATTTAATCATTGATGCACTTAATCGAACTTACCAATTTTGGGTTCACACACGTACAATTAAAAAATTACCTACATGGTTTGAGTTTTTATTTGTGACTCCTTCCCATCATAGAGTTCACCATGCAATGAATCCAGAATACATTGATAAAAATTACGGTGGAGTGTTCATTTTTTGGGACCGCATGTTCGGAACTTTTTGTGAAGAAAGTAAGGAACCTCGATATGGATTAGTTTCACAATTGCAAACTTATGACCCAGCCACTGCCGAAATACATGTATTCCGTGATTTATTTACTGATTTGTGGAAAACAAAATACAAATGGCAAGGGATTCGTTCCTTTTTTTCTTATCCTTCTGTAAGGCCGGATGATCTTCAATCTACAGTCGACCGAGGAGTGACTGACCCTAAAGTCTGGTTAAGTCATAACAAATGGGAGATAGACAGGAAAGTGAAAATTCCGCAATACAGAAATAAGGCGGGAAATTTTATATACCGAATTTATCTTTTATTTTCCTTTTTGATCCCGACAATTTTGACTTTGTATTTTTTGAAACGAATGCACCATTTTTCTTTAGGTGAAATTACTTCAGTATTCTTTCTTTTAGTTTTTTCATTTGTTTCATTAGGAAGGCTTTTGGAAGGAAAAAAAGAATGGTCACGTTTTGAAATTCCAAAATATTTTTCTTGGCTTGTGCTTTTGGTGTATTTTTTCTTATAG
- a CDS encoding MlaD family protein, whose amino-acid sequence MNQSNKTYFKVGIFVLVSFFTLILFLIIFTAGNIFQRSVSLETYFDESVQGLDIGSPVKHRGVKVGTVQEITFVQNVYSEKLNQDTELRYGRYVLIKMSVPDFVKGVYGDDLKRTVQRMIQSGLRVRLASQGLTGTAYLEVDYLNPEKNPPLSIEWEPKTIYIPSAPSTISRFTASVDKFFDKVEKADVDKILMGVGELIKNLNQSILDAKLGDLARESTGLLVDLRKTNAEVKALIASPETQGFPKKLDSSMTQLQTTLKRLDTLLASNQGDISTSIENLRIASEDLKEVTANAKKYPSQFLFGEAPNKSKLWK is encoded by the coding sequence ATGAACCAATCAAATAAAACTTATTTCAAAGTTGGGATTTTTGTCCTAGTTAGTTTTTTTACACTTATATTATTTCTGATCATTTTTACAGCCGGGAATATCTTCCAAAGATCGGTGAGTTTGGAAACCTATTTCGACGAATCTGTACAAGGTTTGGATATCGGATCTCCGGTGAAACATCGTGGTGTAAAGGTTGGTACTGTTCAAGAAATTACTTTTGTGCAAAATGTATATTCTGAAAAATTAAATCAAGATACCGAACTTAGGTATGGAAGGTATGTTTTGATTAAGATGTCAGTACCGGATTTTGTCAAAGGAGTTTATGGCGACGACTTAAAAAGAACTGTACAAAGAATGATTCAAAGTGGTCTACGTGTACGTCTCGCTTCACAAGGGTTAACTGGCACGGCATATTTAGAAGTAGATTACCTAAATCCAGAAAAAAATCCTCCTTTGTCGATCGAATGGGAACCAAAAACTATTTATATCCCTTCAGCACCAAGCACCATCTCTCGTTTCACCGCTTCCGTGGATAAGTTTTTTGATAAAGTGGAAAAGGCAGATGTGGATAAAATTCTTATGGGTGTCGGGGAACTCATTAAAAATCTCAATCAATCCATTCTTGATGCAAAACTTGGTGACCTAGCACGTGAATCAACAGGTCTACTTGTAGACCTACGTAAAACAAATGCAGAAGTAAAGGCTCTCATTGCTAGTCCTGAGACACAAGGTTTTCCAAAAAAATTGGATTCATCTATGACTCAATTACAAACAACTCTAAAACGTTTGGACACTCTTCTTGCTTCCAACCAAGGTGATATATCCACTTCGATTGAAAATTTGAGAATTGCTTCGGAAGACTTAAAAGAAGTCACTGCCAATGCAAAAAAATACCCATCACAGTTTCTCTTTGGAGAAGCGCCAAACAAGTCTAAACTTTGGAAATAA
- a CDS encoding DNA methylase, whose protein sequence is MAISYSHKFGQIIGDSLEKAIEPHLREFALKNNLYLDIKGKRITRKGTKLTWTDINNNKHDLDFVMEKGGSDHSQGIPVAFIECAWRRYTKHSRNKAQEIQGAIIPLFQKYKSNHPFIGVILAGEFTKNSISQLESLGFSVLFFDYEIIINAFKDIQINAFYDETTSEKKFQKKIEKWESATEVQKKSIYSKIAELNKSNISLFLKSLEKSIVRKVTSIKLLSLFGEDYSFLNIKNLKKFLIDFNPEISKLKFIRFEAIIEYSNGDQIKVDFKNNKDFVEFLEKF, encoded by the coding sequence ATGGCAATTTCTTATTCACACAAATTTGGACAAATCATTGGAGATTCTCTTGAAAAAGCGATTGAGCCTCATCTAAGAGAATTTGCATTAAAGAATAATCTATATTTAGATATTAAAGGAAAAAGAATCACACGAAAAGGAACAAAACTTACCTGGACCGATATTAACAACAACAAACATGACTTAGATTTTGTTATGGAAAAGGGTGGTAGCGATCACAGTCAAGGTATCCCCGTAGCATTCATAGAATGCGCATGGCGACGATATACAAAACATTCAAGAAACAAAGCTCAGGAAATACAAGGTGCAATCATCCCGCTTTTCCAAAAGTACAAAAGTAATCATCCGTTCATCGGAGTTATCTTAGCAGGCGAATTCACTAAAAATTCTATTTCACAATTAGAATCATTAGGCTTTTCTGTTTTATTTTTTGATTATGAAATTATTATTAATGCGTTTAAAGATATTCAAATTAATGCATTTTATGATGAAACCACATCCGAAAAAAAATTTCAGAAAAAAATAGAGAAATGGGAATCTGCCACAGAAGTCCAAAAAAAATCAATCTATAGTAAAATTGCAGAACTTAATAAATCCAATATTTCTTTATTCTTAAAATCATTAGAAAAATCTATAGTAAGAAAAGTAACTTCTATCAAATTGTTATCACTTTTTGGAGAGGACTATTCATTCTTAAACATTAAAAACTTAAAAAAATTTTTAATAGATTTCAACCCCGAGATTTCAAAACTAAAATTTATCAGATTTGAAGCTATTATCGAATATTCTAACGGAGACCAAATCAAAGTAGATTTTAAGAATAATAAAGATTTTGTTGAATTCCTAGAAAAATTCTAA
- a CDS encoding YciI family protein has translation MKEFTLIFRNSNQEGERPSPEQMQRILQEWMSWMTNLSAKEQLADKGNRLAISDAKTVHPGHLVTDGPYTEIKEFINGYIVVKTESLNEAVEIAKGCPILKIGGNVEVRKVVTPDDHS, from the coding sequence ATGAAAGAATTCACTTTGATTTTCAGAAATAGTAACCAAGAAGGAGAAAGACCTTCCCCAGAACAAATGCAAAGGATCTTACAAGAATGGATGTCTTGGATGACCAATTTATCTGCAAAAGAACAGTTAGCTGATAAAGGAAACCGTCTAGCCATCTCTGATGCAAAAACCGTCCACCCAGGTCACTTGGTTACAGATGGTCCTTACACGGAGATAAAAGAATTCATCAATGGTTATATTGTAGTAAAGACTGAATCGTTAAATGAAGCGGTAGAAATTGCCAAAGGATGTCCCATTTTAAAAATAGGAGGAAATGTGGAAGTTAGAAAAGTTGTGACTCCTGATGACCATAGCTGA